From the Leptospira perdikensis genome, the window AAGAAATTTTTTCAGCACGAAAAGATTCCCTTTGTTTTTCAGTAAGATTTTTTAAACTCACTCCGCAAACTTCCACCTCACCGTCGTCAAACGAATCCATCGCACCAAGGATATTAAGAAGTGTGGACTTACCCACACCCGAGGCTCCTTCTACAGATACAATTTCACCAGGTAACACTTCGAAATCGAGTCCCGAAATGATATGATAACGTTTATCTACAACCTGGTAGTATTTTTCTAATTTGCGAACAGAAACAGTTGGTTTTGTATTGATATCAGTCATTTCGTATTGTATCCACAGGGTTTAGATTAGCAGCCATACGTGCAGGGAAGTAACCAGCAAGTCCAGAAAGGATGGTTGCGGCAGTTGTCACCATAAAAATAAAGGAAATATCGATATCCACAGGGATATGATCGAAGTAATAAATATCTTTCGGAACGAGTTCCACGGGATCCCAATCACCAGGATTTAGTAAACTCCCCACACCATTGATAATCTCAGAGATGGCATTGATGATGACTTCCAGTTGGGTCGCAATAAAGATCCCCGTCATCCCACCGACAAGAGAAGATAAAATCCCGACGATCATTGCATTCAAAGTAAAGATCAATAAAATATCATTGGAAGCTAGACCAAGTGCTTTTAAGGTTCCGATAGATCTGCGTTTTGCGCGGATGAGCGAGTGCACCGTTGCAACCATACCAAGAGCAGCAAGAACGATAAAAAGAAAAACAATGATGGAGATGATTGTTTTTTCAAGTCTTAAGGCTGCCAAAAAGTTTTCCTGTTCTTCTGCGATGGTTCGCACCGACCAAGAAGTTTCATCTTGAATTTTCTGATTCCAATTATCTTCGTTTAACCGAGATAAGATTCTTTGTTTTGTAAGTTTCAAATCATCAAGTGAACGAACCTTAATCGCAACTTGATTGACAGCACCTTCCATTTTAAAAAATTCTTGAGCCTGTGGC encodes:
- a CDS encoding ABC transporter permease, with protein sequence MGIVSLITIRYIRGSRVLGFLSIKSRLSFIVMAVGVGLLVVVLSIFNGFQKQVKESLWQGGPHITIENSYGSGAIYDYEKVIAHLKADPKLAESFVSVEGNITSHGLIQSNNNFNPIMIRAVPVDSVEKLVENGLPNFPRILQYDRDEIQSFNKKKLVVVGKEMSAIYGYGLGREITMAVPGGRFTVERGVQVNVQTFRLVGLFKTGYYNYDSKFVFLSLPQAQEFFKMEGAVNQVAIKVRSLDDLKLTKQRILSRLNEDNWNQKIQDETSWSVRTIAEEQENFLAALRLEKTIISIIVFLFIVLAALGMVATVHSLIRAKRRSIGTLKALGLASNDILLIFTLNAMIVGILSSLVGGMTGIFIATQLEVIINAISEIINGVGSLLNPGDWDPVELVPKDIYYFDHIPVDIDISFIFMVTTAATILSGLAGYFPARMAANLNPVDTIRND